Proteins encoded by one window of Papio anubis isolate 15944 chromosome 7, Panubis1.0, whole genome shotgun sequence:
- the ZSCAN2 gene encoding zinc finger and SCAN domain-containing protein 2 isoform X3, which yields MMAAEIPRVTTPLSPLVQVPQVEDRQKEEVTTMILEDDSWVQEAVLQEDGPESEPFPQSAGKGSSQEEVTRGPQGALSRLRELCRRWLRPEVHTKEQMLTVLPKEIQAWLQEHRPESSEEAAALVEDLTQTLRDSETASCIHGCPV from the exons ATGATGGCTGCAGAGATCCCGAGAGTGACCACTCCGCTGAGCCCCTTGGTCCAGGTGCCTCAAGTGGAAGATAGACAGAAGGAGGAGGTCACCACCATGATCCTGGAGGATGACTCCTGGGTGCAGGAAGCTGTGTTGCAGGAGGATGGCCCTGAGTCTGAGCCCTTTCCCCAGAGTGCTGGCAAGGGCAGCTCCCAGGAGGAGGTGACCAGGGGACCACAGGGTGCACTCAGCCGCCTCCGAGAGCTCTGTCGgcgctggctgaggccagaggtaCACACCAAGGAGCAGATGTTAACTGTGCTACCAAAGGAAATTCAGGCTTGGCTGCAAGAGCATCGGCCTGAAAGCAGTGAGGAGGCAGCGGCCCTGGTGGAAGACTTGACCCAGACCCTTCGGGACAGTG AAACAGCTTCCTGCATACATGGCTGCCCTGTGTGA
- the ZSCAN2 gene encoding zinc finger and SCAN domain-containing protein 2 isoform X4, with the protein MMAAEIPRVTTPLSPLVQVPQVEDRQKEEVTTMILEDDSWVQEAVLQEDGPESEPFPQSAGKGSSQEEVTRGPQGALSRLRELCRRWLRPEVHTKEQMLTVLPKEIQAWLQEHRPESSEEAAALVEDLTQTLRDSEFDSSLTII; encoded by the coding sequence ATGATGGCTGCAGAGATCCCGAGAGTGACCACTCCGCTGAGCCCCTTGGTCCAGGTGCCTCAAGTGGAAGATAGACAGAAGGAGGAGGTCACCACCATGATCCTGGAGGATGACTCCTGGGTGCAGGAAGCTGTGTTGCAGGAGGATGGCCCTGAGTCTGAGCCCTTTCCCCAGAGTGCTGGCAAGGGCAGCTCCCAGGAGGAGGTGACCAGGGGACCACAGGGTGCACTCAGCCGCCTCCGAGAGCTCTGTCGgcgctggctgaggccagaggtaCACACCAAGGAGCAGATGTTAACTGTGCTACCAAAGGAAATTCAGGCTTGGCTGCAAGAGCATCGGCCTGAAAGCAGTGAGGAGGCAGCGGCCCTGGTGGAAGACTTGACCCAGACCCTTCGGGACAGTG